TTATGGTCCTGGGAAGATGGCAGCGGCAGCACCGTGGTCCCGTCGGTGAAGGCCAGAAAGGAGGCCTCTTCGCCCTCCATGAAATCCTCGATCACGATCCGGTTGCCGGCCTCGCCAAAGGCCTTGTCCCGAATGATCAGGTCCACCGCCTCCTTGGCCTCGTCCATGGTTTTGGCGACGATGACCCCTTTGCCGGCAGCCAGGCCGTCGGCCTTGATCACCAGCGGGGGGCCCATTTTTTCAATGTAGGCAAGGGCCGTGTCCCGCTTGCGAAAGACACTGAACCCGGCCGAGGGAATGCCGTAGTTCTGGAGGAACTTTTTTGTAAACACCTTGCTTCCCTCAAGAATCGCGGCCCGTTTGCCAGGTCCGAAGATTCGCAGCCCCTGCCGCTCAAAGGCATCCACCACCCCCAGCACCAGCGACGACTCCGGGCCGACCACGGTGAGGGCTATTTTCTGCCGCTTGGCAAAACGGAGCAGCCCCTTGACGTCGGTGGCGGCGATGTCCACACATTGGGCAAGCTCGGCAATCCCGGCGTTACCAGGGGCGCAGAATATCTGTTTGACCCGCGGACTCTGTTTCAGCTTCCAGACCAGGGCATGCTCCCGCCCGCCGGAACCAATCACCAAAATTTTCATAACACCTCCTCGTTATTATCTTTAATAAAAAAATGATTCTCCCTGTTAAGTAACCAGTATGTCTGGACCGAATTTCAGGCCCAGCCACAACGAACAATGAAGATATCCCCGGAGGACCCGGAGCCTCGGCCGGCGCGACCCTGCAAGCCGGCCAAGGCCGGGATTGCCAACATTGGCGCCCCATGGGTTGCCCGGGGGACTCCTGAAAAACATCTAATAAGATTCGCAACCTACCTGCCGGCCCGGTTTATTGTCAAGTTCTTTGCCCGGCCGGGACAACTCTCGGCCGGGGCCACAATTTTACCCTTGACATTGAACAGATATACTCTTATCTTTCATTGAGCCAATGAATAGTGATTCACTCACAACCCGCCAATATTTATAATTTACTTCGCTGTCAGTTCATTCAATCTATAGATCCGTGGTATGAAAAGCGTCGACAAACACGAAAAAATAATCCGGGCCGCGGTCAAAGTTTTTGCCAAAAAAGGTTTTTTCAGCGCCAGAATATCAGATATCGCCAAGGTCGCCAAGGTTGCCGACGGAACCATTTATCTGTACTTCAACAACAAGTTCGATATTCTGCTCTCTGTTTTTGATATCGAAATCGGCAAGCTGATCAGCCAGGTCAAGGAACAGATCGAGCAGGAGACCAACCCCTGCCGGATGCTGGGTATCTTTGCCCTGAAACATCTCTCCCTGATCCGTGACAACCGGGGGCTTGCCGAGATTATCCAGATGGAGCTGCGGCAGAACAACAAGTTGATCAAGGAATACCGGATAACCAAGTTCAGCGAATACGTTGATATCATCTCCAACATCATTCGCCAGGGCCAGGAACAGAACCTGTTTCGCAAGGATGTCCAGCCGGGAATCGCCAAACGGGCCTTTTTCGGGGCACTGGACGAAATGTCCCGGCTGTGGATTCTCTCGCCCAAGCCTTCCTATGACATCGAAGAGACCGCTGTCCAGATCAGCCGCATCTTCCTCCACGGGGTGGTCGACAAGGATGCGCCCGTGGCCCTGACCACGGATCTCTGCTCCACCACCGACACCACCCCTTCCTGAGCCGCCCGCCCTGCCCGCCGGAATTCCCGGGACTGTCTTTAAGGATCATCTGGATTCATTGACGTCCGGCAGCGGCAAGGTGAAGTTGCTTTCACCCTGCCCAACAAGTTATTTCATCGTTGCCTTGGGACGATACAGAACGTTCGTTGTATTTACTATCGTAAACATTCAGTAAACCCCCTCCTGTCGGGAAAGGGGTTTTCTTCTACCAACGGCCGCTCCATTGAGAAGGGCCGGCTGTTCACAAACAGGCTATCAAGCAGGAACTCGCTTCGCCGCAACGGCGATTCGGAAGCCATAAGCATATCATGCCGAAGTTGTTTCAATTTCCGTTTTTGCCGTCACGGCTGCGGCTCAGGGTCCGCTACACCGTTCGGTATAAGAAAACCCCTTTCCCGGTCCAACCTCAAACGTACGGGGTTTACCGAAACCTTACTTACTATCCGCTGTCACTGGTCCAGGGGATCAATCAAGGGCAGGCAGACTGATATCCACCACCTCGAACTCGCGCACCCCGCCGGGGGTTTTGACGACCACATCATCACCCACGTACTTTCCAAGAATTGAGCGGCCGATGGGCGAGACAACGGATATGACCCCTTTTTTAACGTCCGACTCTTCCGCGCCCAGCAGCTGGTAGGTAATCTCGTCATCGCTTTCCAGGTCCAGGAGGGTGACCACGGTGCCGAACACCGCCCGTTCGCTTCCCACCTGGGTACAGTCAATAATCTCGGCCCGGGACAGCTTGTCCTTCAACTCCAGGATCCGCCCCTCGATGTGGCCCTGGCGTTCCTTGGCCGCATGGTACTCGGCATTCTCCTTGAGATCGCCATGTTCCCTGGCAACCTCGATGGCTCGAATCACATCCGGCCGTTCCCGGCGCTGCAACCGTTCCAGTTCTTCCCGTAGCCGCTGAAAACCGGCCCGGGAAACAGGCATCCGTTCAATCATCTTCTCCACCTCTTATTAAAAAAATGAGGGCGGAGCGCACAAAACCTCTCGCTCCGCCGCAACCTGCAAACTGGCTCGTAATTTCGTTTACCAGCGATAAACAGCTGACAGATAGATATTCCGGCTCCGGGCCCCCTCGGTATGAAACAGCCCGGCCGACGCCTTGATCAGAAAATGCGGCGTCCATTCCACACAGAATCCCCCTTGGAACTCGTGCAGATCATAGCCCCGCGAATCATGGCCCAGGGTGTATTCCAGAGTATAGTACCTTGGCGCCTTCCGGGCAAGGGTATCAACGGACAACTGTTGTTTGAATGCCAGGGTAAAACGGTTTTGCCAGTAATCCTGGGGTGCCCAGTAGGGGTGGTCGTTGACCGCAAAACCATCGGCCGTGACCGGACCGCCCGGATTGGCCCCCTGAACGGTATCCTGGAAATCGTAGTTATAGGTAAGGGTCAACAGGGTCGGCTCGGCAAAAACAATATAAGATGACCATACGTTATACGCTTTCTTCTGGTTCCCATCGGAAAAATCAGTAATCCCGTAGTCGCCGCCGACCATGAGCGCGGGCAGGATGTCAACGCTCAATCCGGCGCTGGTGTCATTCCGGGTCAGGTTTCGGGTCAGGCCGGCAATGGTGTCATCCACCAGGTCCCGGTTAAAGCCGAGATGGACACGAACCTTATCGCCGATCTCGCCGTCCAGCCCACAGGAAAAGACAACAACCCCGCCCTGGCCATCATCAAAATCATTGACCCCGCCGCTGCATTGCAATACAAGCCCGGGCCTCAGACCGGCCCGGTAGGAAAACCGGGCCCTCCTTGACCATAGCCCGCGGGCATTGTCACGGCTCTGATAACGGACCCGGGCAACGGTGACCTCGGCTTCGTCCTGGGCCCGGGGCGACAGCCAGAGACTGGTCTCCAGCCAGGTCCGTTTAATGGCCAGATAGTCGTCCCAGCCCTCATCCTCCTGTTGTCCCGATGAAAAGGAAACAAGCGGCCTTCTTTTCAAACGATTCCGCTGGGCCGCATCAGCGAGACCGGGATAAAAGGGCGTATCCGCCAGCATCTCTTCATAGATGGCGGCTTCCTCGCCCAACTTTCCCACCCGGCTGTAAATCCCGGCCAGATCAAAACGCAGGGACGGCTGCTTGCCATACTCGGCAACCAGGGCCTCATACCTTTTTGCGGCCCGATGGTATTCCCTGCGCCGCACCGCCCGCCTGGCGCTCAGTTCGCTTGCGAACAGCTCCTGCCAGCGGTAACGGGCATACCAGGGCGCGGCCAGCCGGGTTATCTCCATTGTCACCTCGTCGGCCTGGTTCAGCGCACGCTCCGGTGCCATCACCACCTCGGTTACCCGGGGAATCGTACCCTTGCTCAACAGGATTCGATCCCATATCGTCCGGTTCGGCGGCAGAGAAAGGGGCAGCCCGCTGGCGCGGGCCTGTTGGGCAAGGATCGAATCCACTGGTGGCGCCAGAAATTGCCGGTACACCGTGATTGCCTTGGCCCATTGGTCCCGGGCCCAGAGAATGCGGGCCTTGAGCAGGAGAATATCCGGCCGGCCCGGATCAACGGTGAGAATGGTCTCGCATTGCGCGGCCGCCGCCACATAGTCTCCGGTGATGAAAAAAAGCCGGGCCAGACCGGTGTGAATCCTGGTGTTGTCCGGAAAACGAGCAGCAACCCGCCGCAGCCGGCTCAAGGCCTCAACGGGCCGGCCCTGGTATTCGTCGGCCTTGACCAGAAAAAAAACAACCTTAAGCGATTGCGGGACCTTGGAGGCGATAATCCGGGCCACCGCGCTGAGGCCGGCTGGATCACGATAATCGCGGTAAAGGCCGGCAAGGGCCAACAAAGAGCGCAGTCCCTGCTGTTGGGCGCGCCGCAGGTTCTCCGCGGCCAGGTTGCGGGTCCTTGCCCCGGCGCCGAGATGCCTCTGGATCTGTTCCCGCAACACGGCCGCGGCCAGGGCGGACTCACCGCTCACCGGTAAGGAGCGTACGATCTCATGGGCGACATCGGGACTGCCTGCCACAAGAAAGGCCCGGCCCAGGGCCAGCCCCTCCTCAAGCTGCTGTTGCGACCAGTCCGCCCCCCTGGAACCCGTATCGCCAACAAGCTGGCGGCCGATCTGGATTGCCCGGCGCAGCTTGTCCCGCGCCAGGGCCAGCCGCGCCTCTTTGAACCGCAGGGACCGGTGTTGAACCTGCCCGGTCCGGACCAGGGCCGCAAACCAGATCTCCGCATCCGCCACCCGGCCACTCTCCAGGGCCAGTTCAAACAGGTCCGCCAATACAGGAGTCTGATCAATGCTGACAATCAATAGCTGCCGCAGGGCCTGCTCGGCCTCAAAAAAAAGACCAGACCCCCGGAAGAGGCGGGCAAGAGCCAGGCCGGCCTCCTGCCGCAGCCGAAGATCCGCGCTCCCGGTTATCAGGCCGCGGTACAGGACCAGGGCCTGGTGAAAGAATCCGGTTTCCCCCAGGGCATCGGCCCGGGTCATTTTGAATCGGTCAAGCTCTCCGGGGAGAAAGGAAGCTGCCGGCCGGCGGGCAAAAAAGGCCACCTGTTCACGAACCGGCCCGATCAATCCCAGCCGGCCGGCCAGTCTGATCACCGCCAGGCGCAGATCATACCGGCCAGGGGCGGATCGCAACACCTCTTCATAGTCGGCCAGGGCCTGGCCGAGCCGGCCGGTTTTTTCGGAATAGGCCCCATGGGCGGCAATAAACTCGATACTCCGCTCGCCCCGCCGGGAAAGGGCGGCGAAATATTTTCCTGCCGCCGCAAAATCATCCCGGGCCACGGCCATGACCGCCAGCCGGCCGAGCACAACATCATCCTCCGGATCCAGGGCGTGGATCCGCTGCAGGATCGCGTAGAGTTCCCCTTCCCGGCCCAGCTTTTCCAACAGCCGGGCCATGTCCCGGTAGACCGGCAGTTGGTCCGGGGTCACCCGGGCCAGGTGTTTCCAGATCCGGAGGGCGCCCTCATTCTCGCCAATGGCCAGCAGATCGTTTACCAGGGCGGCCAGGAGTTGCGAGTCATCAGGGGACACGGCCAGCACCCGGCGATAAAGGGGGATGGCCTCATGAAACCGGCCGGCAGCATCATAAAGACTGGCCGCCAGCTTCAACTGGGCCGGATCGGAGTCAGGAGAAACGGTAAAATAACGATCCAGGGCGGTCAGGGCCTTATCCTTGGCGCCCGAAGCAGCATAACAGCGAGCCATCCGCCTGAGCACTTCATGGTCATCGGGATGTTTTTCCAGATACTCTTCATAATAGGCCAACGCCTTCTGAAACCGGCCCAGCCGCCGGTACAGATCGCCGACCCGGACCAGCAGGCCGTCCTGACCGGGCCGCTGCTTCAACAGGGCAAGAAGATGTACCAGGGCGCGATCCGGCTTGTTGTTTTTCTCAAAATAGCGGGCCAGCCAGGCATGGGCCTCTTCCTGGGCCGGGTCTCGCTCCAATACCCGCTGCCAGTATCCGGCCGCGGACGCGGCCTGACCGAGCCGGTCATCCACCCGGGCCGCCAGGAGCAGAATCTCCAGGTCAACATCTTTTTGTGCCGCCAGGCCGGCCAGGAGGGACCGGGCCTTGCCGTATTCTCCCATCTCAAAACTGAGCAGAGCCAGGTAACGCCGTACCCCGAGGTTGTTCGGCTGAAGACGATGGAGCTGTTCCAGTACCGGCAGGGCCTCCTTTTTCCGGTCCAGTTTCAGCAAACCTTCCACCAGGCCGGCCAGGGCGGCCTGGTCATCCGGTCTCTTTTCAGCCACCTTGCCGAACAGATCCACGGCCCGGTCATACTGACCCAGCTTCCACACCACCTGGCCGAGGGCGTTAAGGTATTCAGGGCGCAACGGTGCGTTTTCGACCAGAATCTCAAGCTGGGCCGCGGCCTTATCCCACTGTTCAAGATGAATTCGAAGACGGGCCAACTCCCAGCGGCCCTCCTCGAGATTGGGTTTTTTCGCCAGTAATGCCCGATAAACACCGACCGCTTCATCGAGTTTTCCGGCCACGGCCAGGTCACGGGCCTTATCCCACAAGGATTTCCACTCCGGCACCGGGTTGCCCGGCCGCACCACGATCTGCCGTTCCGGCACCAGGGCATGGGGGCTCAGCGACGGCGTCTCGTTTGCCACGGCAGGCGCGACCATCGCGAACAGGACGGCAACCGAGACAATGGAGATATGAACGAACGTCAGTGTACGCACGGTATTCAGCTGAAAACAAGAAAATGCATGGGACCGGAAAAGGGATACCCCTTAATCGAGGATAAGCTCGTTCTCGAAATAATCGGCAATATCAGGATACTGGTCTTCAAAGTATTTTTTCAGTTTTTTCAACAGGGCCGCCTCGATCTGGCGGACCCGCTCCCTGGAGATACCGAAGACATCGGCAATATGCTGCAAGGTACAGGGCTCGTCAGCCAGCAGCCGCTCCGTGAGAATCATCCCTTCCTTTTCATTCAGGGTCTGCTGCAACTGGCCGAGGATCGATGAAAGGCGTTCCCTGATTTCCCGGCCGGCAACGGTCTCCTCAACCCCTGGTCCCCGATGGGGCAGAAAGTCCTTCTGTTCATCCGAGGAGTCGGCGCGGACCGGACTCTCCAGCGAGACATCCCAGTTATCCATCCGCTGGGACATTTCAATAACCTCGCTTTCCTTGACATTCAACCGCTGGGCCAGCAGCTTGGTCTCCGGGTTGAACCCCTGGGCCTCCAGCAACTTCCGCTCCTTGTTCAGGCTGAAAAACAGCTTTCTCTGGGCCTGGGTAGTGCCGATCTTGACCAGTCGCCAGTTGTCCATGATAAATTTGAGGATATAGGCGCGGATCCAATAGGCGGCATAATAGGAAAATTTGACCTCCCGGTAGGGATCAAATTTCTTGGCTGCCTGCACCAGGCCCACGTTCCCCTCCTGGATCAGATCGAGAAAGTTCTGCATCCAGTATTTCTGAAAGTCCATGGCCACCTTGACCACCAGGCGCAGGTTGGCGGAAACCAGTTTATAGGCCGCCTCCTGGTCGCCGGTCTCATGGAAACGGGCCGCCAATTCGTCGGTCTCCTCCCTGGAAAGGAGCGGATACCGGCTGATCTCCTGGAGATATCTCTGCAGGCCGGTATAGCTCGGCGCCGGCAGGTGGCTGTCCGTGGGCATGGCGGTCAGGGGATACATCTCCCCGGCGGCCGTATCTTTTTGGGAGGATTTCTTCATTGGCGCCATTTTAATAGAACCCGGTGAAAGGTCAATCTCTTTCCTCTGACAACAGGCTTGCCGTTCTTAGGGAAAAAAGGGTGTTCCTGCGACATTATCCGTTCAGGGCCGGCCTGATTCGCAAAAAATGGAACGCGCAATTTAGAATTTCCAATCAACACCGGAATGTGCTATGACTGGGCCGGTCCCATGTAAGCGGTCACAGATCCGGTGATCAATTACGATCTTGCAAACGCATCCGCCAGCAGCAGCACTTCCTCCGGCACCACAGATCAACACGGTAAACCAAAATGAAAAACATACGTAACTTCAGTATAATAGCACACATAGATCATGGAAAGTCCACCCTGGCCGACCGCTTTATCCAGCACTGTAACATGGTCACTGACCGGCAATTCCGCGACCAGATCCTCGATGACATGGATATTGAACGGGAACGGGGAATCACCATCAAGAGCCAGACCATCAGTCTGCCCTTTCGGGCCAGGGACGGCAACGAATATATCCTCAATCTGGTGGATACCCCCGGACACGTGGACTTCAGCTACGAGGTCTCCCGGGCCCTGGC
This portion of the Desulfobacterales bacterium genome encodes:
- a CDS encoding TetR family transcriptional regulator — its product is MKSVDKHEKIIRAAVKVFAKKGFFSARISDIAKVAKVADGTIYLYFNNKFDILLSVFDIEIGKLISQVKEQIEQETNPCRMLGIFALKHLSLIRDNRGLAEIIQMELRQNNKLIKEYRITKFSEYVDIISNIIRQGQEQNLFRKDVQPGIAKRAFFGALDEMSRLWILSPKPSYDIEETAVQISRIFLHGVVDKDAPVALTTDLCSTTDTTPS
- the greA gene encoding transcription elongation factor GreA — protein: MIERMPVSRAGFQRLREELERLQRRERPDVIRAIEVAREHGDLKENAEYHAAKERQGHIEGRILELKDKLSRAEIIDCTQVGSERAVFGTVVTLLDLESDDEITYQLLGAEESDVKKGVISVVSPIGRSILGKYVGDDVVVKTPGGVREFEVVDISLPALD
- a CDS encoding tetratricopeptide repeat protein, yielding MRTLTFVHISIVSVAVLFAMVAPAVANETPSLSPHALVPERQIVVRPGNPVPEWKSLWDKARDLAVAGKLDEAVGVYRALLAKKPNLEEGRWELARLRIHLEQWDKAAAQLEILVENAPLRPEYLNALGQVVWKLGQYDRAVDLFGKVAEKRPDDQAALAGLVEGLLKLDRKKEALPVLEQLHRLQPNNLGVRRYLALLSFEMGEYGKARSLLAGLAAQKDVDLEILLLAARVDDRLGQAASAAGYWQRVLERDPAQEEAHAWLARYFEKNNKPDRALVHLLALLKQRPGQDGLLVRVGDLYRRLGRFQKALAYYEEYLEKHPDDHEVLRRMARCYAASGAKDKALTALDRYFTVSPDSDPAQLKLAASLYDAAGRFHEAIPLYRRVLAVSPDDSQLLAALVNDLLAIGENEGALRIWKHLARVTPDQLPVYRDMARLLEKLGREGELYAILQRIHALDPEDDVVLGRLAVMAVARDDFAAAGKYFAALSRRGERSIEFIAAHGAYSEKTGRLGQALADYEEVLRSAPGRYDLRLAVIRLAGRLGLIGPVREQVAFFARRPAASFLPGELDRFKMTRADALGETGFFHQALVLYRGLITGSADLRLRQEAGLALARLFRGSGLFFEAEQALRQLLIVSIDQTPVLADLFELALESGRVADAEIWFAALVRTGQVQHRSLRFKEARLALARDKLRRAIQIGRQLVGDTGSRGADWSQQQLEEGLALGRAFLVAGSPDVAHEIVRSLPVSGESALAAAVLREQIQRHLGAGARTRNLAAENLRRAQQQGLRSLLALAGLYRDYRDPAGLSAVARIIASKVPQSLKVVFFLVKADEYQGRPVEALSRLRRVAARFPDNTRIHTGLARLFFITGDYVAAAAQCETILTVDPGRPDILLLKARILWARDQWAKAITVYRQFLAPPVDSILAQQARASGLPLSLPPNRTIWDRILLSKGTIPRVTEVVMAPERALNQADEVTMEITRLAAPWYARYRWQELFASELSARRAVRRREYHRAAKRYEALVAEYGKQPSLRFDLAGIYSRVGKLGEEAAIYEEMLADTPFYPGLADAAQRNRLKRRPLVSFSSGQQEDEGWDDYLAIKRTWLETSLWLSPRAQDEAEVTVARVRYQSRDNARGLWSRRARFSYRAGLRPGLVLQCSGGVNDFDDGQGGVVVFSCGLDGEIGDKVRVHLGFNRDLVDDTIAGLTRNLTRNDTSAGLSVDILPALMVGGDYGITDFSDGNQKKAYNVWSSYIVFAEPTLLTLTYNYDFQDTVQGANPGGPVTADGFAVNDHPYWAPQDYWQNRFTLAFKQQLSVDTLARKAPRYYTLEYTLGHDSRGYDLHEFQGGFCVEWTPHFLIKASAGLFHTEGARSRNIYLSAVYRW
- a CDS encoding RNA polymerase factor sigma-32, translating into MKKSSQKDTAAGEMYPLTAMPTDSHLPAPSYTGLQRYLQEISRYPLLSREETDELAARFHETGDQEAAYKLVSANLRLVVKVAMDFQKYWMQNFLDLIQEGNVGLVQAAKKFDPYREVKFSYYAAYWIRAYILKFIMDNWRLVKIGTTQAQRKLFFSLNKERKLLEAQGFNPETKLLAQRLNVKESEVIEMSQRMDNWDVSLESPVRADSSDEQKDFLPHRGPGVEETVAGREIRERLSSILGQLQQTLNEKEGMILTERLLADEPCTLQHIADVFGISRERVRQIEAALLKKLKKYFEDQYPDIADYFENELILD